TGAGCGGTGCTGGGGCTACAGCAGGAAGATCTCAGCACCCAGATGTCTCCACGGGATCCAGGCAATCAgccctgcctctgggctcggggctgccccggggctcagggcctgagggctcctgtggccacagcaggCGGGTGggaccctcagcatggggctgctgggcctcaggcgcaggctgtgtgcagggccaggaggggctgggtgctgcccgtGGCGCTTTGGGCCCTGAGCGCAGGTGCAGCTCCCGGCTGCGCTCgcagctgccgccgctgccccgtCCCTCTCCCGCCCCAGCGCCTGCCCGCACCGATGGAGCCCGAGGCCACGCAcgggctgcagcatgagggacACTCTGTGTGACTGTGGGCACAGTCCCTGCTGTGACCAGCACTCCCGAGTGTGCTGAGCTTGGAGAGAAGCTCCAcactcagcccagagctgggggaggccatTGGAAGTGTGCAGGGGGTGTAGGTTGGTGCTTTAACTGGGGCACCAAGCCCATTTCTAAcgccagcagagccagctgcagctgccccagggtgtGAAATCCTGGTCCAACATCCATCCCGAGTTCTTCTTTGATGGTGATGGGGTGTAGcaagaaacaacatttttgcCCCAGTGCAAAGACTGGTGCTGATCTGCAAAGCAGCCACTGTGATGGGGGCCCAGTCAGCTGGTGTCTGGGAATTCAGGTTCTGGTTAGTCCCACCGGTGAGTCGTGGATGGTGGCACGTAGTGAGAAATCACGCTGAAGTGCAGTTTctcaccaaagaaaaaaggggtAACTCTTCTCTTGCTCCTTTTCCAGTCTACTGAGTTctgttgtgctgctggcagcagtgaagctgacactAATAAAACACACCAGAAAGACACTGGAATCCCTGCTTATTATGTCTCCAGTTGTTGCAAACCAGAAGGAAATGTCATGGTGTAAACTGAACAGCTCTCCTCAACGACTCACTAGATGGCTCAGGAGATGAAAGTCAGTCCTTGCTAAAAGCCCTTGTCCATTCTTACCCCACACAGTGGAAGGATTCCAGCAGGCTCTGGGGATAAActgttgtagtgggtctgggacggtagtgattttccacagcagctcctgcagtgctgtgcttactgttgatatcaatattatgactaccgcttgcacaacatcagggctgtccctccagcattccttcccccaccttcaccaatagctgtgggtgggcatgatcttgggagggactatgtccaggacagctgacccaggctgaccaaggagatattccataccatatgacgtcagctcaggaatataaactgggggaaaggagcaggaaggggaggcgagattcatttctggccttcccaaagcaaccgctacgcgtaccgcagccctgcttctcgggaggtggccggacatcgctgctgatgggaagtagagagtaacagcttatctgcttctgctttgcttcccgcgcgtggctttgctgcttatttattaaactgcttttatctcaacccacgagattcccatcttattttctccccttccctggcttgctgaggaggtggggggtaaagcggtgtggtgggaacctggcatccagccaggctcaaactaccacaactgTCTCCATGCAGAAGGTGATTCCTATTCCTAGTTCTGTGCATAAGGAAGTGGGATCAAGTCTTTTGAAGCTTCATGCTCTGTAGATCCCTCACTCAGCACCCGGGAGCCGACCCGACCAATCACTCCGGACCGGCAGCCGAAAACTGGGACCCCATCAGAGAGCTCCTTCggctgctccccagctgggTACTGGGCATGTCAGGATGGGATCAAAttcctgctggccagcctgggtcagctgcccaggctgtcGCCCTTCCTGGCTCCCCACGGGAATTCACTCTctcccagcccaaaccaggGCACTTTCACAGGTGGAAAAATAGGCTGTTATAAATAAAGTCGTGTTTTTGAGTCAATCAATCCATTTTATTAAAGTTAACAAATTAAAGCAAGCTGTAATTAGGCAAAAccagcgctgggtgaccgggggaagCTCAGCTCCGCCAGCGGCACACCGCTCGACTTTCCGTATGTGCTTGTATATGTTATCCACTCGTTAACGCGCTGGGACACCCTGACGAGTTGGCTCCTGGTTGGCCAGTCGACAGTGTCCACGCGCTGTCCACACGCATCTGCCAGCTCCAGATTGGTGGAAGATGTTACTGGGTGTCGCTGGGCGTTCCTGCCTCTGGAGTTCTGTTATCTGTTGCACCATCCGGGCGCTGGCTTAACTACTATTACAAGGTTTTACCAAGCATAATCAAACTTGCACAAACGCAGTTACTGCTTACAACAATATGCATAATAGAATTGAATCCTACTCGATTTGTTCAACACGAACAATTTTGACCGTCACTTCTTACAgggccttttgctttttcttttgatgaacACTGTGTCAGTAACTCTCCACTTCAAAGGTTCCAGTGCACAGGTATTgctgcacttctgcagcacCGGTGCAGAGGCCAAGGAACTGTCAAACACAACAGGAAACTCATACAATCTTACAAAGTCCAACAACACTGTGTCCAAAGACACtgctacagctacagcttctactGACTACTGCCTAAGCACTACTGCTGAGAACCTCCAGGGAAGGCGAGGGGCAGGACCCAGCCGTGCTCAGAGTCCTGCTGCTTAAgccacttttccctgcagagactgcaggagctgctggatccaATTAACGAaatccagcagcttctggagtgggaatgagcaggactcagtccctgctgctgttgccagggctgagccttgTGATGGCCTCTTTGGCCGGGCGAGTGTCGCAGCACTTCCTCCTGAGCGAATCCGTGACTGGACCCAGTTgaagaagtgctgggtggaggtgtagaccccaggctgctttggtctggcacagcctttcccccagctggtcaggcccacgagccagaagaagttggcatgtggagctctgcagacgagcgggcccccgctgtcaccctgcagcacaggacagagggtgaggggggtgttggggagccccagcagtgtgagggtgatgctgggaagccccagcagggtgaggggggtgttggggagccccagcagggtgagggttatgctgggaagccccagcagggtgaggggggtgttggggagccccagcagggtgaggggagtgttggggagccccagcagccccacgtgggccagggctgcgggtgctgccagggctggcccgtggctgctcctacctggcaggtgtCGATGCCGCCCCGCGGGTAGccagcacacaggttgtagctgcgCACGGCCCCTCCGTACCACTCgctgctgttgcagagcttGACATTGATGAGGCggaccttggcctcctgcagcacgtcggatgtttctgcagctgtgagcatggcaaagaattagcccccagcagctctgggccacttcccctcccctgtctgggcagagcccttccctgagccttggctttgcaccccCAAAGAGGCACTCGACCCTTGTCTGATTTTAGGCCATggctcagaatcatagaatcccagatgctggggttggaagggacctctaaacatcatctagtctgacccctctgctcaagcagattcctctagatcaggtcacacgggaacgtgtccaggagggtttgcaagacctccaaggaaggagcctccacgccctccctgggcagccagggccagggaTCCCTCATCTAAAGAGCAAAAAACCATCccgggtcctgcagcctttcctgacgGGAAAGTCCCCTCAGCATCGCGGCAGCCTGAGGTAGCTCaggcccctgcctgcagcctgagcccggCCCTCGGGcagcccgagccgtctccccagGCTCGCCCCAGGCACACAGGCGCTTTCCCGGGGGCACTCACAGCCTTCCGCGGTGTAGCCCCAGCCAGCGACGCGGCAGTCTGTGAGCTGCGACACCACCACGTCGGAGAAGTGAGTCACACAGGCCAGCTGCACGTAGTCGCTGCACTGCACGGGCtcatccagctccagcagggcgaTGTCGTTCTCGAAGGCGCCGCTGCGGTAGCTCTCGTGGATCAGCAGCCGCTTGCTCTTGCGCACTTGGGCCTCGGAGCCCAGCTCAGACAGCCGGGTGGCCCCGAACACCATGCGCCACGTCAGGACGTTCCTggggggcagatggggagcagagggctcagagggagcccTGCAgttccctgcctccagctcgCCGAGGGAGAGGCCAGGTGCCCCGCGAGCCCCGGGCTGCAGGAACGGCACCAGCCCAGCCCGTGCCGAGCACGGGACGGGaactctgccagtgctgggggcacggccctgccctgctcctactcacctgtacttgtcaaagcagtgtcctgcggtcaggacccacCGGGGATGGATGAGGGAGCCTCCGCAGATGTGCCCGCTGCCCGCTGCCCCGGGAAGCTGGATGCTGACGATCCAGGGCCAGGCTCCCGGGGAGGCATCGCTGCCGCCCACGACGCGCAACACCCCGTGGTGCTCAGCCAAGGGCCGGGTCCCGCAGCTTCTCCTGTCACCAGAAAGTCACGAGTGTCCTGctggagggctggctgctgctggggctgcagggcagccgtctgccctccccaccGGGCAGCGCACGGACAGCGGGGCCGGGGAACCCTGCACCCCGGCTTCTGCCTTTGCCCCGCAGACGAGTGgtgccagcagcccagctcccagctcctgggctttgggaagctgtggcagggccatggggaaCCAGTGAAGCCCATCATCTCATCgaatcacacagtcacagaatggtgggggttggaagggacctttagagatcatccggtccaacccccctgcagaagcagctcccaccttgatcaggtcacacaggaggatcttgaagccctccaaggaaggagcctccacaccctccctgggcagcctgggccagggctccctcacctcacagaaaaaactgctgccccaacctcctgacgcccaccctttagatgtttgtaactattaagaagatgccccctcagcctcctcttttctgccCAAGCTCCCTCCCAGAGCCACTTACCCACAGCTTTGCACTGAGGCACtcacaggccagcagcacaggcccagcaggaccaggacaaTCAGAACTTTCATCACGCTGACAGCAcgtggcagctccaagagccaagggcacgtggcagctccaagagccaaGGGCACGTCACCCCCAGCGCTGTGTCTGATGCCGTAGTGCTGATAGTGCCTGGAAAGCCTCGGCCGGGgcgctgatgtcacagagctgctgcttccaggGGGATTCTGTGTGGGGCACCACGAGGGGCCCGAGCTGGGGGGAGGCAGAAGCAGGGGTGGACACCTGAGGTCACACCACGCTCAAAAagccccttttcctcctctttgctcttgGTCAAAATTGGTTTGGGAGCAGCATGACTTGTCAGGGAGCCGAGATCTGGGTTGTAGCCGCAACCCCAAATCTCCAGGGTGCTGTTTGGCTGCGCACAAGGGCCAAAGGCCTGTGTGTGTACTGCCTGCAGGAGGGAAATGCCACTTGGCTTTCCCTGGCTCTCGGTACCACCTCCTGTCCTCTCAGGATCCAGCATTTGGTCAGCAGAGAGCCTCAGCAAAGTTGTTTCACCTTAACTGCGGTGGGATGAGGACGAGGCACAGGAGGGGGTCCTGTTCTCAGGGACTTGTAAGGGTTACTGGGTAGCTGAGTAGTTGTCGTGTGCAGTGTTCAGCGGCTTCACCGCCCCAGAGCTCCAGTAAGTTCAGTCAGTGGTGGCTACAGACTGATGTCACTTGACTAGCCAACAGCTATGTTGGGTGACTTGGACTCTGGTCTTTTTGGATTGCAGTGGGAACTCAGGCAGCTGACACAGCCCCTGTATTTACATGCTCACTGACTCACAGCGTCAGTAAGCACCAGGGGACATCCCACTAGGCTCATCCCAAAGCAGCCTCCATTGCTCCTTCccttgatgaaaagctgagcctTCCTTTTCTGGTAAATAAGCCAGTCATTGCATGGTTACTGAGCCCCTCTCACTTGCTGGCAGAATTTGCAAGCCTGGGACCTAGGACTTCCCTGAGAGATGTGACAGTTTCCCTGGCTCTCTCATCACAAGGGTGATGGAGaacatctgaggggagaaggagtccCCTGACctctgacaggaaaaggagatactggAGAGCGAGAGATGCAAACAAGGGACTAGAGAAACGTACTGATAGAAGTCAACCAGCTCGCTGAGGAACAAGAAAGgcagcatcagctctgtgaaGCAAAGGCACTGTAGAGCTTTGTGACTGGAGTGACTGATGAAAGGCACCATCAGAACTGCCATATGGCTGGTTTCTCAGTGGCAGAGgcctgttttcacttgaggctgctgcagagctgtgaaagcccctcttcttctccaagagaaggggaggaagttcCTGAGTTCTCGCTGTCATCTTTTTGAAGTTCCTCTTCACATTTGCCTGGACATTAGTTTGGGAAACACCAGAGGATTTTTCTGACACAACTGAAAAGACTGCTTGTGGCATAGGCCTGGATTGTGAGACGGCACTTGGAGATGCCCAAAGCGTGGGGATGCCTGAGAAACCTGTCCCTGGAGCTGCCCCCAAAGCCTCCCCCAGCCGTGACGCGCCgttcctctgctgcctgggagctgttgCTGGGCCATGGAGGGCTCCGAGGCAccggcccagggagctgcttcgGGGCTGGGCCCGGTGTGAGGGGGAAGCGGGGCCCCAGGGACCGTGGCATCACGTcacaatgatgtcacagagcccttggCTCCCGGGCATGATGTAGCGCTGGCGCTGCCGTGGCCACCCCACAGCGCCCGGAGGAGGCGCCGGGACAGGACGGGACAGAGCGcggctgccaggagccctgtgcaGACCCCTCGTTGTTCCGGACCCGTGGCCGCCGTGCTTTGCGCAGTGTCTCCCCAGCCCTTGAGGCCAGgcctcagcaggatggaggagagacGCCCCAGCGTGCCCAGGCTGgcctggcagggagaggagcaagagcaggagaaagcctctggggctgctgcagcagggcagcccgATGAGCTGCAGGAGATCCAGCTGCTGGAGCCGCCTgtgccctgtcccagccccgctgggcatccccagggagagaggggctggggctgttccCCAGGGCCGGGCTCCATTCCCTGGACACCCCTAGACTGCAGCCGTCTCTGGGTAGCCCTGTGCCGGGGCTGGCCCTGCCCGGGGAGCGCAGGGCTCGGCTgtgttcccctcagctctgcctcagctcgcTCTTTGCCCCTTCCAGGCAGGGACctgacaggagaggagaggcccAGCCACGTGTCTGCTGAGCAAGTGGACAAGTGTCCTCTGAAGATGATCTTGGATGACCCCCATGATATGGTGGTGACCCTCCTGCGCTGTGTCCCGTCGTGTGACAGGTAACGGGGCCCTGACAGTCCCGGACTCAGCAGCTGTAGAGCCCGGCCCgtggagctgccaggcagacagGGCTTTTCAGGACCCTCTGACCCCTGCATtggccccctgccctgctccctctctgcccctCGCTGGGGGCAgcgggcagaggcagggctagcagccagccccagcccccacgGCTGCCCAGGACATGGTGCTGTGGCCAAGCCCCTTCTGACTCTGATctctgtgcctgcagagctgctgcagccatctgGAAGCAGATGATCTCCACCAGCCAAAGATCAGATaaggtgctgtgggagctgctctgcgTGCTGCGGGACTGGCCCCTGCACACAACATCCACGTCCAACGGGGACAGCATCCACATCTGTGCCCTGGCTGTGAGTTTCTGTCCCGCTCCTCAGCTCACCCCCAGGCTCAGGCCCTGCCACGGGGACAtctcagcactgagctctgtCTCGGGGTGTTTCCTGCAGGCAACCAGAGTGCTGCACGAGATCCTGCACATGCCCGAGTGCCCACCAACCTTGTCGCTGTATTTTCCTGCCACCTTCCTGGTTCTGGTCTTCCAGATTTTCTcctgcacagaggagctgcccaaggaggttgaTGCCTTCTGGCAGGGATGCCAGCAGGAAGACCGCaatcccctcagccccagcaggtGCCCCACGCCAGTCCTGCCATCCCTGCCGCGGCCCTGGAGCTGTGTCCAGGGCTCCCAGCATgacctgggctttgctctgcacacaggtttGTGCTGCACActgtgcaagagctgctgtgccgCCTGGGCCATGAGGACATGGTGTTGAAATTTCAGCAGAAGTGTGGCTGGGAATTTCTTCTCCGTGCTGAGTCCCGGCAGCATGCCATAGGGTCACTGGCCAGGTGAGAgcccccctctccctgctctccccccttttcccccctgcaGATGGAGGACTCCCCGTAATCCCCGGATTAAAAAAGATCAGCCCTGGGGAGTCAGTCCTGGGAGCGATTTGCCCACCCTGCTCATGGTTACTGGTGTCTTCCTGCCCCTTCTCTCCAGAGAGATGCGCAAGATCTCGAGTACAGTGACTTATCAAATGGCTCTGTGCCTGCTGGAGGTGCTGGACAGAGAGGAGCCGTACTGGGAGTTCCCTGCCATGGTGTTCCTGGTCGAGGTGAGACTGACAGCTGGGCTGAGGTGCGGGGGGAGACCGGTCAGAGCCGGGCACCCTCATCACTGCTggctgtgtttcagctcctgccctgccctggagTGAAGGCATTGGATGAACGCTTCCTGCAGCTGGCCCTGAGGTACCTGGGGAACGAGAGCAGCGCAAtgcggtgcctggtgctcagaggcCTCCTCACCCTCTGCAACAGGGCCATGATGGTGAGCAGGCGGCTGCAGCCGTGctgggggcctggggctgggtgaggggtgctgggggacacacagctggggcttggctgggctttgggagctcaggcagctgctgtcagccctcctgcctccccagtggCTTCCTCAAGTCCCTTGGGGCGGGTCTTTGCCTTCTGGGTCCCGAGGCAGCAGCGTGGGGTCCAAGTGCTGCAGCAGTTTGGGCTGTGCAGCTTTTCACGGCTTCACCTCAAGCATCGTTTTTCCACACAGCCCAAGAGAATGTGGATCCTGCAGAGAAAGCTCGTGGAGCTACTGGAGGATGCAGATGAAGTGGTTGAGAAgactctgctcctgctcagaaagatgctccaggctACCAACAGCCCACTTTGCAGCGCCATTGCTCTGGAGCTGGCTGAGAGGCTCCGGCCACTTTTTGAACACGTAAGGCTTTGTGTCCCCCACCATCTgtcctcatgagaccacatctggaatagtgtgtccagttctgggcccctcagttgcagaaggacagggagctgctggagagagttcagtgcagggccacagagatgctggagtggagcatctgccttgtgaggaaaggctgagggagctggggctctgcagcttggactgaggggtgacctcattgatgttacaaatccatcaagggtgggtgtgaggaggctgaggccaggctgtgctcagagatggccaatgacaggacaaggggcaacagggacaaactggaatagaagaggttccaaagtaacacaaggcagaacttgttccctgttgaggtgagggagcactggcaggggctgcccagatgggttgtggaggctccttctctggagacatcccaaacccagcgtGATGAgttctgtgtgccctgctctaggtggtgctgctctggcaggggattgccctggatgagctttgcaggtccttccagcccttgagattctgtgaccacgggcactggctgctgccaggaaactttgtgctgtgtgtgttttcagGCCCATGCCCacgtgggcctgcagcagccaggactgAGGTCttatcctcttccttcccaccaGGACACCAGccatgtgcagctgctctcccttgaGCTCTTCCAACACGTGATGGACTGTGTCAACAAAGatggaagaaagcagctgaaggcagaggtGCGGCAGAGCCTGATCcaactgctctgcctcctgcatgaTGAGAGAAAGgtggtggcagaggtgaggcTCTCCGACCTGTGTCTGCGCCCACAGGATGTCCCCGTGCccaggaacagccctgagctttGCCCAGGCGAGGGGACACGGATCCTGCGCCCTGGGCAGCGGTACCAGCTcccttctctgtgtccctgcaggcctcTCGGGACACCCTGCTGCGAGCTGCCACCTTCctcaagaagaggaggctcagctggctgctggagagCGGGAAGACAGAGGCGGTGGGCGAGTGCCTGGTAAGGATGGCCCcaaggcccagccccagcccgggCACGCTGTGTCcctgcccactgctgcagcccacgCTGGGCACAGACACCGCTCAGCCAGGGGCACAGTCGGCACCAACCCATCCCTttgtctcctctccccctgcagctctccaagtgcagcagcagcagagccagtgaCTATGTGCATCAGGGAGTGTGGTGCCTCTGGAGCCGGCGCAAGTCCACACAAGAGGCGGCCATCGTGTTCCTGGGTGAGACGCAGCCCCTGTCCTTCCCTGCCCCATCGCAGCTCggccccagccccatggctgtgcagcccccagtgcccagtgctgtggggagagcctgggctcagccctgccaagggGAGGGGGGCGTGTGGCCGGGCCGGAGGGGCCAGTGTGGGGCAGCTCTGACTCTCTGTGTGTTCCCAGGGCTCGCCGGGCAGCACCTGAAGggtcaggaggagcagctgcaggtcatccatgagggtgagtgagggcaGGGGGTGTCAGTGGGGGGtggcagaggggaggaaaggccctgggcagaggctgcagcccctgccccagccagggagagcagagagaggtgTCAGGGGCACGGGGGGAGTTGgtgggcagcaccttccagccccggctccctccgggctttgggaagagctgggggttggccctggcaggaggggttCCTGGGGTGAACCCAGGCTCTgatctcagctctgttcctctctgttgcagcccttcaaaaCCTGCCAAGTGACATCAGCTCGTCGTTGTCCAACCTGGCAGCTCAGAcccatctctccctgcagagagctgcagaggaagcagcttcctccagacCCAGCCTGCGGGAGCGGCTGCGCAGGGCCTGGAGGAGACGATCTTGTCTCTGGGCCCGTGGCTGACTGTGCAGCGGgagccctgagcagagcccatCCCAGGGAGCTTTCAGTGccatcctccctgtgctctgtggCAAATCCATAACCCACCAGCCGTTTCTTTTGTGTCACTGCAGTGGTTCAGGCACCGGGCTTGACGCTCGGATTTGTTTCCCTTTGGTGTGCGTTTGACTTTCTGTTGTTCACCACGTGAAAACCATTTTCTGTGGCTGGCAGCTCTCAGTTCTCCTTTGTGTGAACTCAACTGGGTCTGTTCTGTGTTCTTTTATGGAtgcaaagtgctttgctttaaaCAATAAAGCTCAGTCACCACAATTCAACCAGTGCTGCCCATTTCTGGCCTGTCGTGTCTAAAGCACATGCTGAAGGTGTTGAAGGGGAGGAGAGTGCtagacacagaatcacacagagtggcaggggctggaagggacctgttgagatcatccagcccagccccctgccaaagcagtttcccctggctcagggggcacaggaacgtgtccagctggggttggaaacctcccgagaaggagcctgcacacccttcccgggcagcctgggccagggctccctccgcTCAGCACcgaaggacttgctcctcctgggccaggggcacggcctgtgtgccagctgccccttgtcctgccactgccccccacacaccaaacactggccccagcctcctgacacccaccctgcagggactgagcagcattgctgaggtgcccctgagctcagccttctcttctccagcctcagcagccccagggcctgcagcctttcctcctcacacacaagttgcagcccctcagctcagtctctgggcaacCAGCCCCTGCTCGCAGCTTTTGTGTGGCTCTGCTGCCATTGTTGGCAACCGTGAAATGAGAAAATCCCCGCTGTCAGCTTTGCCATTACCCTGAACTAAGGGatatgtttttaatgcatttggtacaggccattgtgccacagctgatggaactcccaccaaacagggaggaaaaggattatctggagtggccactGATGAACGttttgtagactgattgattgctttggccagtgtaacccacgtGTTGTGCTTGGGGTGTTCAGATTGCCTAAAACCATACACTGTCTTGCAGTGTCACTGCCTGGTTTTCTCCAGCTGAGGATTGTGCCTCCCCAAAAGCAAGTGCACATTTGTGTGGATGGAAAGCAGGAGATGTCCTTGAGCTTGCTGAAGTGTGAGCTGGCCATTTGGCTGCTGTTGTTAGTGCAGGCAGGATGTTTGGCTCAgcaacaggggagagagaaatgcttttagaaCTAGAAGAATGTAGTGATCAAAGTCCCAATCGTAGGACACAGACGGTGACACagaagggaggcagcagggcagcagccaaaGCCCATGTTTCAAGGTGTTTGTACAAGAGCACAGCTGCAATACACCAAAGGATGCAAATACTTGTGCAAGTCACATAGGCTGCCCATAGAGTACTTAATtcttcctgcactgcagctgccaaacTCAGCCTCTCTGTCCAAGTGCAGAGAATTGATGTGTCTCTGGCAGAGCTCCCCATTTTCTCTCTGAGTGCCTTGTGTGAAAAAGCAGGGAGAAGATGGTGAGGCTGAGTGATATTTGCCAGTctgcagcttgtcctgctgcCCTTGCTGGGACAGCTGCCCTCTCATTTTCATATGGCCTCAGTGTTTCTGCTCTCAGCTTTTGTCTGCTCAGCAAAGTCTGCTCCCCACCAGGCTTTCATGGAATGAGTGCTGGAATGGGA
This Colius striatus isolate bColStr4 unplaced genomic scaffold, bColStr4.1.hap1 scaffold_40, whole genome shotgun sequence DNA region includes the following protein-coding sequences:
- the LOC133629338 gene encoding acrosin-like, which produces MKVLIVLVLLGLCCWPVSASVQSCGRSCGTRPLAEHHGVLRVVGGSDASPGAWPWIVSIQLPGAAGSGHICGGSLIHPRWVLTAGHCFDKYRNVLTWRMVFGATRLSELGSEAQVRKSKRLLIHESYRSGAFENDIALLELDEPVQCSDYVQLACVTHFSDVVVSQLTDCRVAGWGYTAEGSAETSDVLQEAKVRLINVKLCNSSEWYGGAVRSYNLCAGYPRGGIDTCQGDSGGPLVCRAPHANFFWLVGLTSWGKGCARPKQPGVYTSTQHFFNWFLGLCTGAAEVQQYLCTGTFEVESY